The following DNA comes from Methanothrix sp..
GCCGAGATCTCTTTGTAGAACGCTAAAACGAAGAGGATGGAAAGGGCGCAGATGGCGGCCAGAGCATAGATCTCTTCCCGGTACAAAGATATGACATCCCCAAATAGAAGGCTGCTCGCCGAGAGCCCTCTGCCCATGTACTCCATGTAAGAGATCAGGAAGATGGCCACGGCCATGGACAGGGAGAATAGGACGCCCAATGTTGCATCGGCCGCCATCTTGGCCTTCTCGCTCACCGGACCGATAAGCGCAGCTACCCCCATGCTGAAGGCGATGGCTGCCACCTGAGCATTCGCTCCCAGAAACATGCCCAGAGCCGCACCGGCAAAGGCAGCATGGGACATGGTAAAACCAATTGAGGAGAGGCTCATCCTGGAGATGATCACCCCCAGGATGCTGCAGGTAACGGAGGCAAAGATCATCGCCTCCAGGGCATGGCAGACCACATTGTTCTCTATCAGCCACTCGAGCATCTTCCCTCGACCCCACATTCATCTCTTATTATCTCCTCTACCTCTTCCGCCTGGCAGCTCAGGTCGCAGATGATCCTGCCCCGGTTCATGACCACGAGATGGATGGGAATGTCAGGGAGTCCATCGAATGCATGAGCCACCATGAGGACGGGAATTCCCTGCTGCACCATTCTCTTGAACACATCCTGCAGGAACTCTCTGGCCTGAAAGTCGAGATTGCTGAAGGGCTCATCCAGCATCATCACCTCTGACTCCTTGGCGATGTTATGGGCGATCATCACCTTTTGCTGCTGGCCGCCGCTGAGGGTGCCTATGGTCTTATGGGCCAGGTCCTCAATTCCCACCAGGGAGATGGCCCTCTGAACGGCATCGTAGTCGGACTCCTTCGGGCGGCTCAACAATCCCAGGCGGCCGAAGCGTCCCATCATCACCACCTCCCGGGCAGTGAAGGGGGTGAAGGGATCGAAATAGAAGTTCTGGATGACATATCCCACCCTCCGCCTCACCTCTGGACCCAGGCGGCGAACGTCCAGGCCGCAGACACTGGCCCTGCCGTGGGTGATCTTGACCAGGCCGTTGATCGACTCCAAGAGGGTCGTCTTGCCCGCGCTGTTTGGGCCGCCAACGACCACATACTCCCCTCGATCAACCATCAGGGACAGGTCCCTGATAACTGGCTCTGAGCCGCCCTCATATGCAGTATATATCCCCTCCAGATCGATGATGCTCAATTCACCCACCTGATAATCTGAACTAGCGGCTCTGGACTGAGAAGAGGTCCCTGTCCGGCAGGCGGTACATACCCTCCGCCAGCTTTTCTATAATCTGGTCGTGATCAGCCTCCCCCTCAGGCGGAAAATCGATCCTCTTTGGCCTGATGACCATCTGCTTCTCCCCCGCCAGGAACTCGCAGAGGATCTCATTGCATTCCACAATCTGTATGTTCCTCTTACCCAGAGTGCAGCCGCTGCCGATCTGTACCCCATCCGCCAGGCAGGATTCCGGGGGCATGCCTGCGCAGAAGACGCTTGCCCTCATCAGGAAGGGATCAGGGCAGAAATTCTCTTTGACATACCTGCCGATTCTGTAGCCGAGGACGATGTAGGGCCCCAGGTGGCCGTGAAATGCCGCCAGCTCTTCGATAGAGTACTCTTTATCCAGGCCGGTATACCTGCATGTGGTTTCTTTCCTATTCATATCGGATATCCTCATAAAAGTTAATACTAACCCTGATATGATATGAATTATTAATGCTTGCGGGCCATCAGTTAACACCCAAATTATCCTGTCCTGGTGAAATGCGGCCATTCCTGGAAAAAAGCTGAAATCTGGAAAAAGGAGGGGCTTGCCAGGCGCCCCCCCGGGGCCTGTAGGGATCAAGCGGCTCCCTTCCGGCCTGGCAGAGCCAGGGTGCCATCAATCTGTTAATATACTATCGACCTGATATATACTATCGATCTGATATATCCTCTCAATCCTCTATGTCCATCTCCGGATTCAGCCTATAGTCATGAGCAGTGGGATAGAACTCAAATCCTTTAATAGAATCCCGCTGTGCCACAACCATGCCATAGTGTGCTATAACTAGATTTATGGCCTCTTCCTGGGTTATAGACTGGACCTCCCGCAGCAGGTCGTATCTCTCTTCCATATCCCTCGTCGCCATGGACTCCGACAGCAGTTCATCCACTCTTGGATTGGAATAGCCCACGTAGTTGTAGGATCCGCCTGTGCCATAGCTCCTCTCCAGGTAGTACTGTGGATCAGGAATCAGGGCGCTGTTGGTGGCGAAGAGCACCATATCCCAGTCGCCCTCGCTGCGTCTCTTCTCTATCGCCCCCCACTCCAGCACATCGAGGTTAGCCCTGACTCCGATGCTTGCCAGCTCGCCAATGAGTGCTTCGGCCACTGGCACAAGGCCGGGCCTTGTGGCATAGGTGAGCAAAGACAGCTCCAGGGGCTTGCCATCCTTATCCAGTATGCCGTCGCCATCATCATCTTTCCAGCCGGCGTTTCTCAGAAGCTCTTCCGCCTCATTGGGATCGTAATCGTATCTTCTTACGCTTCTGTTCGCCCAGGGCATCTCCGAGCTGAAGGGGACGCTATCAGCGGATCCCACGCCAAATAGAACATACTTGACGATATCATCCCTGTTGATGGCATAGCTGAGCGCATGTCTCACGTCTATATCACTCAGAGGATCATGGTTTATATTCAGATCCAGACGGTAGAGGTATGATGTGTTATAGACCCTTGCATTCACGCCATCGAGAGAGTCGATTCTGTTTGTCTCGCTGTAGGGTATATCCACAGTGAAATCGACATCTCCTTTCTCTATGGCAGAAGATCTCGTATTTGCATCCGTCATGGGTATGGTTACTACCCTATCGATCTGAGTGCTTCCTCCCCACCACTTATCGTTTTTCATCACAGTCAGAACATGTGTCTTCTCATCAAAGCTCTCAAATTTAAACGGTCCTGTTCCTATGGGCTGGCGAAGAATCCCCTCATTATCCATAGAATTTCTGCTGATGATGCCCAGCTCCGGATAATGGAGTATCGAAGGCAGCATGGAATTTGGCTCCTTGGTATGAATTTGCAGGGTGACGGGATCGACGACATCGATATGGTCAAGATTCAGAAAATTTGCTATAGTCGAATCCAGCTCCGCTCCCCTCTCCAGTGTGAACTTGACATCATCTGCACTCATCTTGCCTCCGTCGTGGAAGAGGACATCATCTCTCAGCTTGATCTCCCATGTATCATCATCCAGTTGCTCCCAGCTGAGAGCAAGCTGCGGCAATAAACGGTAATTTTGATCGGACTTCACCAGCGTTTCAGTGACAAGCGTCTTCTCCGCCCAGGCATCGCCTCTATCGTCCGGATCTATGGACGGTATATCCCACATGGCCGCAACCCTGAGCACCTTTTCCGATTCTCCCGATACTGTCGAGAATGAGAGCAGCACGGCCAGGGCCAGTGCCACCATTACGATATTCATATTCTTCATAACACTGCTCCATCTATTCATTACGAGAGAGAGCCAAAGGGCCTCTCTAACTCCTGGCCCACGACCTCTTCTCCCTGTTCGTCTCAATCTTTTTTATCGATCCGTTCTCGATATAGGCGATCCTGTCCGATACCGCTCTCAGGACATCAATGTCATGAGAGATGAAGAGGTAGGCGAGGCCTGTATCCTCCTGGATCTTCATCATCAGCCTGAGGATCTGAGCCTGCACCGAGGCATCAAGCATTGATGTCGGCTCGTCGGCCACCACAAAACTGGGCTGGAGGGATATGATCCTCGCCAGAACTGCCCTCTGGATCTCCCCCCCACTGAGCTGCTGGGGGTACCTTGCCAGATGCTCAGGCCGCAGGCCCACCCTGGCTATCAGCCTATCGACCTCCTGGAGGATCTGCTCCCTGCTTATCTTCCGATGAATCACCATTGGCTCGGATATGCTATCAATCGCCCTCATCTTCGGATTCAGGCTTGTCACAGGGTTCTGAAATATCATCTGCAGCCGGGGCCTGGTCCGGGAGAGCTCCTTCTTTTTCAATTTGAGCAGATCCCTGCCCTCAAACACAATCCGCCCCGAGTCGGGCCTCTCCAGGAGCACGAGGCACTTGCCAACAGTGGTCTTTCCCGAGCCGCTGGTCCCAAACATCCCCAGCGTCTCCCCCCGATCGATGGAGAAGCTGGCCCCGTCCAGCACCTGTAGCCGGCCAAACTGTTTGCTGAGGGCATCAACCTCGATCAGGGGAGAATGCATCTTTTCATCCACCCCCCATTCTGAGCAAGCTTCGGGTGACTTTTAATACAATCGGATATACAGCTTCTGCACCTTTCACTGAAAAAGCAGCCTCTGGGAAGGTCAAGAAGGCTCGGACTGCTCCCCTCCAGGGGGACGAGCCCGTTCTTGGGCAGAGAGTTTATCAGCCCCTGAGTGTAAGGGTGCAAAGGGTCATCCAATAGCTTCTTTGCCGGCCCCATCTCCACGATCTCCCCGGCATACAGGACCGCCAGACGATCGCAGATCTCGTATGCCAGGTCCAGGTCGTGGGTGATGAGGAGCATCGATCGATCCTTTTTGCCCTCAAGACCCTGATAAAACTCAATGGAGCTTCTCCTGGTGATCGAGTCCAGCCCCTTGGTAGGCTCGTCTGCTATCACCAGCCGGGGCTGGAGGGAGAGGGAGATTCCCGTGAGCAGCCTCTGCTTCATGCCGCCGGAGAGCTGATGAGGATACCTGTCTGCGGAGAGCCTGGGATCCCTGATCAGCAGGCGCTTCATCACCTTGAGAGCAAGATCTTTTGCCTCCTTTCTCCCGTGCCCTTTTGCTTCAAAAACCTCGGAGATCTGCTGGCCATTTTTCATCAGAGGATTGAGGGAATCGGAGGGATTCTGAGGGATGAATGCGATCTCTTTCCCCCGGAGCCTTTGCATCTCCTCTTCGCCTGCATCCAGCAGATCAGTTCCCTCGAAGATGGCGCTTCCCTTAACCAGCGCATTCCTGGGCAGGAGCCTGAGCAGGGACATGCCTATTACCGACTTGCCCGAGCCGCTCTCCCCAATAAATCCAAAGATCTCACCCTTATCGATATGGAATGA
Coding sequences within:
- a CDS encoding metal ABC transporter permease, coding for MLEWLIENNVVCHALEAMIFASVTCSILGVIISRMSLSSIGFTMSHAAFAGAALGMFLGANAQVAAIAFSMGVAALIGPVSEKAKMAADATLGVLFSLSMAVAIFLISYMEYMGRGLSASSLLFGDVISLYREEIYALAAICALSILFVLAFYKEISAIMFNMKIAEAAGIRVKLVYYLLLFIIAISVALSLNIVGGLLIFVLLAAPASIASQFCFDVKSMFIVAPAVALIVSSFGVWAAFEYTLPVAPLVALLLTAGFGLSVVLSFKRRINRSNN
- a CDS encoding ATP-binding cassette domain-containing protein, whose translation is MSIIDLEGIYTAYEGGSEPVIRDLSLMVDRGEYVVVGGPNSAGKTTLLESINGLVKITHGRASVCGLDVRRLGPEVRRRVGYVIQNFYFDPFTPFTAREVVMMGRFGRLGLLSRPKESDYDAVQRAISLVGIEDLAHKTIGTLSGGQQQKVMIAHNIAKESEVMMLDEPFSNLDFQAREFLQDVFKRMVQQGIPVLMVAHAFDGLPDIPIHLVVMNRGRIICDLSCQAEEVEEIIRDECGVEGRCSSG
- a CDS encoding formylmethanofuran dehydrogenase subunit E family protein, producing MNRKETTCRYTGLDKEYSIEELAAFHGHLGPYIVLGYRIGRYVKENFCPDPFLMRASVFCAGMPPESCLADGVQIGSGCTLGKRNIQIVECNEILCEFLAGEKQMVIRPKRIDFPPEGEADHDQIIEKLAEGMYRLPDRDLFSVQSR
- a CDS encoding ABC transporter substrate-binding protein, producing the protein MKNMNIVMVALALAVLLSFSTVSGESEKVLRVAAMWDIPSIDPDDRGDAWAEKTLVTETLVKSDQNYRLLPQLALSWEQLDDDTWEIKLRDDVLFHDGGKMSADDVKFTLERGAELDSTIANFLNLDHIDVVDPVTLQIHTKEPNSMLPSILHYPELGIISRNSMDNEGILRQPIGTGPFKFESFDEKTHVLTVMKNDKWWGGSTQIDRVVTIPMTDANTRSSAIEKGDVDFTVDIPYSETNRIDSLDGVNARVYNTSYLYRLDLNINHDPLSDIDVRHALSYAINRDDIVKYVLFGVGSADSVPFSSEMPWANRSVRRYDYDPNEAEELLRNAGWKDDDGDGILDKDGKPLELSLLTYATRPGLVPVAEALIGELASIGVRANLDVLEWGAIEKRRSEGDWDMVLFATNSALIPDPQYYLERSYGTGGSYNYVGYSNPRVDELLSESMATRDMEERYDLLREVQSITQEEAINLVIAHYGMVVAQRDSIKGFEFYPTAHDYRLNPEMDIED
- a CDS encoding dipeptide/oligopeptide/nickel ABC transporter ATP-binding protein — encoded protein: MHSPLIEVDALSKQFGRLQVLDGASFSIDRGETLGMFGTSGSGKTTVGKCLVLLERPDSGRIVFEGRDLLKLKKKELSRTRPRLQMIFQNPVTSLNPKMRAIDSISEPMVIHRKISREQILQEVDRLIARVGLRPEHLARYPQQLSGGEIQRAVLARIISLQPSFVVADEPTSMLDASVQAQILRLMMKIQEDTGLAYLFISHDIDVLRAVSDRIAYIENGSIKKIETNREKRSWARS
- a CDS encoding ABC transporter ATP-binding protein produces the protein MSLLEVKHLDVGFKTKLGTVEAVNDVSFHIDKGEIFGFIGESGSGKSVIGMSLLRLLPRNALVKGSAIFEGTDLLDAGEEEMQRLRGKEIAFIPQNPSDSLNPLMKNGQQISEVFEAKGHGRKEAKDLALKVMKRLLIRDPRLSADRYPHQLSGGMKQRLLTGISLSLQPRLVIADEPTKGLDSITRRSSIEFYQGLEGKKDRSMLLITHDLDLAYEICDRLAVLYAGEIVEMGPAKKLLDDPLHPYTQGLINSLPKNGLVPLEGSSPSLLDLPRGCFFSERCRSCISDCIKSHPKLAQNGGWMKRCILP